The genome window GCCCCAGGAAATCCTCAAGTGGTGGTCAGCTTGAAGGTTGACGCGTCACGGGTCCCCTTCCAAACCGTGAACGGCCTCCGCCAGGGAAAGCTTTACATTACCGTTTTCTACGGAGACCCCAAGGGGAAGAACCCCGCAGACCAGTGGGAGACCCTGGAGATGAACCTGCGCGAAGGAACCTTTCAGCGGGTGATGAAGGAGGGCATTCCGTACTCCATGCGCATCCCGTTACAGGGATCCAACCAGGCCCTTCGGGTCGTCGTTTACAACTACGACAGCGACCGCGTCGGCAGCCTCATGACCAAGGTGAAATAGGGCGAAAACGCGGACCGCCACCCCCTATTCACTTGGACGGGCCTGAAACTGGTGGTTGTCCTGAAGAGTTCATGCTATTCCACCTGTCTTTCACCGCAGGTTCGCCGGAAGGAGGAACCCATGCAAATCAATACCGGCACCAAGCGATTCATTCTCCCAGGCACCGCCGTACTTCTTCTTCTCTTCCTTTTATTCTCCTCAATTTCCTTTGTGTCCAGCCAGGAGCCACCCCCCGGCACGATCCGTGTCCGTGTGACTCTCATCCCGGTGGACGTGCGGGTGACTGATCTGAAGGGCAAGCCCATTCTGGACTTGAAAAAGGAAGATTTCTCGATCTTTGAAAATGGCGTGCGGCAGGATGTTCAGCATTTTTCCATTCAGAATTTTTCGACGATGTCCGCCGAGCCCGGAAAGAAACTGCTCCTGCGCAAGATCCCCCGGGCGGAACTGACACCTCAGACCTCCCGGACCCTCCTCATCCTGTTCGGTCGCGGTCGATTTCAGAAACCCTTCAAGGCCGTCGACGCCTTGATTCATTTCGTGCGGAACGGCATGCTGCCACAGGATAGTGTGGCGGTCTTTGCCTACAACCGGGCCACCGATTTCACCACCAACCACGAAGAGATCGCCCAGATCCTGGAGCGCTACAAGAAATTTCACGAAAAGATCGAATCGCAAATGAAAATAAGGTTCAGTGGTCTGGCCTTAGAATACGGGAGTCGGGAAATACCTGATCCCATTCAACAGCAGATCGACACCATCTTCGAGGGCCCCGGCGAGATAGCCTCCCGCAGGGTCTCGCCCGCTCGAGTTCCCGACGACACTGGGCTCTCTCAGGAGACTCAAAGGGCAGGCACGGCCACAATAATAAAAGAAATGGTTGAGTCGTCCTCCCCAACGTCAGGCATCGGCCGTCTCCAGGTGATGGACATGACGGAGCGAGGTAGTCTCTCCTCTTTGAGTCGACTCCCTTTCACCTCACAAACCGACCTCCCCCCGGAGGAGTATTCTGACCTCGTGTCCGGCGAGACTGCACAGGATCTCCAGAGCATTTTCTCTGCCATCGAATATTTGCGTTATCTGTCGGGAGAAAAACACTTGATGTTTTTCACTGAAAATGGGCTGTTTTTGCCGACCCTGGGTCACGACAAGAGCATCGCGTCTATAGCCAACGATGCGCGCGTGTCGATCGATACCTTCCAAACCGGAGGCCTGTTCATGGAAGTGGCCGCTGGAGGTATATACCTTCCCTCCTCAGAAGGGGTCCCTTTCAATGCTGATCCATCCTATAGCCGACCTCCTGCCGCTTCATCCGTTCAGATGGGGGTGAGTGTCACACGCATCTGGGCCCTTTCCAGCCTGCGCAATATCTCCCAGTGGACGGGAGGACAATCCTTCATCCATTCCAGCATTCCGGGTTCCCTGGCGCAAATGAACGAAGTCACCCGGTCCGATTACCTCATGGGCTACTATCCCAAGAATCCCAAATGGGATGGTCAATACCGCCGCATTACCGTGAAGGTAAATCGACCCGGAGTGCTGGTCTCGTATCGTCATGGTTACTATGCCAGCGAGACTCTGGAACCTTATGATCGCGAAGCCTTCCTGAAATACAGCCGCATCGCCTCGGCGGGGGGGTACGAGTACGCAATAAAAGACCTCTCCTTTAAGGTAAACATCGCAGCGGACCGCTCCGATCCCAAGAACCCCCGGGCCAAATTGGATCTGGTGATCGATCCATCCAAGGTCGGGTTCGCTGTCGAGAAGGGAGTGCACAAAGGCGAAGTGGACATCGCGATCTTTTACGGGGATCCGCATGGGCGCTCGGTAGAAAGCAGGTGGGACACTTTACACATGACGTTGAATGACGAGACGTACCAGAAGGTCATGAAAGAGGGGATTCCGTTTTCTACACAGATCCCGCTCCAGTGGAATGGTCAGACGGTCAAGGTGGTCGTTTACAACTACGACAACGACCGCATCGGCAGCCTGATGACCAAGGTCAAGTAGGGGAAATACAGGGCAGCCACACTGAATTCCCTTTCCATTCAGAGGCCCGGAGGGCTGCTCGAGTGTAGCCCGTCTGTCGAAGATCCGCCGTGGCGAAAGCCCCGTCCGCCGTAGGCGGAGGGCGAGGGCGGGGTAAGAATCCGACGACATTCTAAGCCCCGGAGGGGTGAAAGAACGCCTTCATTTTCCAAAACACCTCGTGTCAGACCCAGAATGGATTGGGGGTCAGATCGAACCTACACAAATAGATTCTGCCTCTATGTCCTCCGGGAGCTAATCAGAATGAGGGTTCTCGCGACTTTTCGATTGTATAAAAGTTCAGACCTGAACAATTTTGGACTCTTTCGATGGCTTAACGTCCCAGTTTATTCTGCGCGCCGTGCGAGTCGGTTCAAGTCGGCATCAAAGGTAAACAGGCGGTCTCCCCCTGAGGCGGCCTTGGCGAATAGGATGCAATCCACAATGTCCATGCCTCGTTCTGAAAAGAGGGCCAATGCGCTGATCAAATCCTGCCGGTCGTCATTTGCAATCCCCTTATAATGCAAAAGATCGATGAGACTAAAGGCGGCCCGGTCTTTCGGGACCTTGTATATCTTTGTCAGGACGTAGACGCACTCGGCAACGACGCTTTCGAGGATAACGGCTCTCGTTTCGCCCCGCTTCACTTGATCAAAAAATTCCTTCGCCTTTGCATGCCAGCTCGGGTGATCGGCGACTAGATACCGGACGATGGTGTTGGTGTCAGGAAGATTTCTTTCCGGTTTTTTCACGGACCGCGACCTCCCACGCCTCTTGCTTCCTTTGCTTCATGGAGACGTGACCCTTGACGTTTCCTGCAAATTCTCTCAGCGAAGCCGCTGCGTCTCGCACCGGCTTTACCAACACGAGATCGCCCTCCACCTCGAAATACACGGAGCTGGCCTTCAGTTTTTCCCGAATGGCCTTGGGAATCGTGACTTGACCTTTTCGAGTAATCTTCACCGCACCCGTCGTCATCTGCATTCACCCTATTTTCTCCATATTCATTACTTATTGAAAATGTAATACTATTCGGAAAGGTTGTCAATATCCAGCCTTCCGCTCGGGGGGCCTGTCCCCGATCCTGGTCCTCTTCTATTGAGGTTGAGAAAATATCGTGACAGAGAACATTCCGAACCGAGGAGTCACCGGCCCTTGCGGCTCTGCCGCCTCCGCCTCGGCGGACGGAAAGTCTCGGCCTTTCCGGCTTAGCCAAATCCTTTCACCCCCTTTTGAGGCGCTCAACGTCCGTGTGGACCGCAATTCACCGCCTTGCCCTGCACATCTCTGTCCTGTGTCCAGGCGCGAGCCCGTTTATCGGGCGAGCCTGTTTATTCTTGAGAATTCAGGCCTGACACGGCCTTCCTGCGGTAGACTCAGACGTCGGAAGGCGCGAATGGTAAGCGGAAATCATCGGCGCGAAATATTGTTGTTTGGAAACAGCGCTCCCGCAGCCAAGGCAAATCGCCAGGGTGTCGGCTTTTGGTACTGGAAACTAAAGAAGAGCAAGCCGCCAACGCTTCGGGAGAGGCGTCCAAGTACATCCGTGACTCAGGAGAGAGATTCATGTTCAAAAATGCCGTGGTTCGACCGCCCGCTGCCAACTTCGCCGCGGGGCTGACGACTGCTGACCTCGGGGCGCCCATTTATGCGAAAGCCCTGGAACAGCACCGAAGATACTGCGAGGCCTTGCAGCACTGTGGTCTGGCCTTGACGAAATTGGAGGCTGATCCGCACTATCCCGACTCCACGTTTGTGGAAGATACGGCCATTCTCACTGACCGATTCGCGATCCTTACTCGCCCCGGCGCGGTCAGCCGGAGAGGAGAAGTGGCGACTATCAAAGACACGCTTGCCCGGTTTTACCCGAAGTTACACGCCATCATATCGCCCGGCACGGTGGATGGCGGAGATATCTGCGAAGCGGGCGATCATTTCTTTATTGGCATCTCACAGCGGACGAACAAGGAGGGAGCGCGGCAACTGGCTGGAATTTTGGCGCAGGAGGGATACACATCGACTTGCATCGACATTCGGCGAATCAAGGGCATTCTCCATCTCAAGAGCGGCCTTTCCCACCTCGGTGATAATCGATTGGTCTTAATTGGCGCGCTGGCAGATCAGGCGGGCCTTGCGGGATATGACATCGTCCACGTCGAGCCCTCCGAGAACTACGCGGCCAATTGTGTGCAAGTCAACGAGGTTGTACTGCTTGCGGCGGGGTACCCGGCTTTACAATCCAGTCTGATCCAGCTGGGTTACTCTGTGATCACCCTGGAGATGTCGGAATTCCAAAAGATGGATGGCGGATTGAGTTGTCTATCGCTCCGGTTCTAAAATCATTCGCGGCCGACCTTGTCGCTTCTCCGCTCAGTCAGCACCGTCGTCCTCCAACGACCGTTCAGTTGCGCAATCCGCTCCCGGTGCCCAACGACTCGAAATCCACACCTCTCTTGAAGCCGCAGACTCGCGGTGTTCTCTTCGAAGGTGCTTCCCTGGAGTGTCCAGAATCCCTCCCTCTCCGAATCCTTGATGATCCTATCGAGAAGGGCCCTGCCGATCCCCAGCCCCCGCGCTGCTCGCGCCACGTACACACTGACCTCGGCGACGCCGCGGTAGCATCGCCGCTTGGAAACGGCAGATAACGCCGCCCATCCCAACACCTTGCCGTTGGATCGGGCGACGAGCCGACACACTGGCAGATGCATTTCATCCCAAACCTCTTGACTTGGAACGCTCGTCTCAAAGGTTGAATCTCCGTCCTCAATCCCCTCCCGGTAGATTTCCGCGACCTGCGGCCAATCGGCAAGCATCATGGACTCAATCGAGAATTCCATCTTATTGTAACCAGCTGTTGGCGAAACACGCTGCGAACTGTGTCTTCATCGCCGATCTCTTAGGCGTAACTCATCATCGTAGGCATGGTCTCTGCCTTGGCGAATGTTATACCTGCGGCACCCGAAGAACGTCCGGGTTCAGATCGGAGAAATGTCCTCGATCCCGATTTGCCCCCAAACTATTCCCTCATTTCAAGGTGGTTTCTTCCTTCAGCCGTTCAGAAATCCATATCTTGATAATGGACTGACGCGTGACTCCGAGCCGTTGGGCCTCTTTGTCGAGGGAGTGAATCATCCAGGAAGGAAAGTCGACGTTCACGCGTCTCGGTTCCTGATTGGCTCTTCGGGCTCGGGACAAATCCAGGACTTTGCTGATGTCCTCGCCACGGTCAAATTTCTTATCAAGTTCCCTAGCTTTCATAGAGGGCCTCCTCCTCTTTCCTGGATCGCCTGACGGAGATGATTCTGATCCTTTCGTTGCGGCAGGTGATGATGGCGGACCAGAAAATCCCCTGGATCCTGCCGATCACCAGGAATCTGGGTTCATCGTCCGTTCGAGCGGGGATCTCGAGCACATCGGAGTCTTCCCAGAGCTCTTGAGCCTCAACAAAATCAATGCCGTGCTTTGACTGATTAGCCCGGCTTTTTTGAGGATCAAATTCAAATTCCATAAAGGTATAAAAAATATACCAAAAGAAGAACCATGTCAATATCCGGTCTGGGACTGGCAGGCGCTGAGGCAAATCGATGGACGAGAGGAGAAGAGGGGGAGAAAAAGGCTTCGGAAGTCTCTCAACCTTACTGAAGATCTCAGGGGAACTCATCATCGCGGGCATGGGGTTCGCCTTGGCGAACCCCATGCCCGCGGCACCCAGTCAGATTTACTTCGGTTTACTGAATACGGTTGGATCGGGCTTGGTGTTCACCTGGACGGAGGAGGCGGTCACGCTGCCGCTCTTGGCCCCGTCGCGATAAGTGGTGTGCTTGTACGGGAACTGGAGTCCTTCTACGGCCTTGAAGTCGCTCCACAAATCCAACACCTCGGCGGGTCCCTGAAGTCCCGTCTGCTTAAAACGCGCCCCCACCAGCATCCGGGTGGCGGGATCGAAGTAGAGCTTGGTCGGGCCGGCGGGCGATGTCCATTCGGCGGCGAGCAGCTTTTGACCTTCCACCTCCTCCTCACCGATGAATTTCACTTCGCTCTTCCCTTCCAGCGCCTGTTGGAACAGCCCCCAACCCGCCGTCAGTGCGATGGTGCGCAGATTCTCTGCATTCAATGCGGGAGGGAGATCCATCGTCCCCTGGGGGGATTGCAACCAGCTCGACTTCCCGTCAAATCCCGTTTTAATCGCAGCCATGGGAAGCGTTATTTCAGCCCGGATGTGGTCCGGGTAGGCGACGACTACCGAGGTCTCCACCGGGAAGGTGCCCTGCGGAGTGATGAATTCACCTTGTCCCTTGAATTCAACGCTTTCGATCTTGGCGAGCCGTGCTCCGCCCGCCGCCTCCGCCGCCGCGGTGAGGAGCGCCTTGCCGCGTTCAAGCGACTCCGGGGTGGCCGCCACGCCGGTCACCTTCGGCTTCCTGAGATCCGGGGTCAGCAAGTCCACCTGGTCGAACGGCAGCTCTTCAAACTTCGCCTGGGGAAAGTCCTTATGAAGGGCTTCTCCGAACGCCTTGACATTGCCCACCAGGACCAGGACCAGGTTGTTCGAATCAAAGTAGCGCCCTGCGATCTCTTTCACCTTCGCGGGGTCCACCACCATGATCTTTTGCTGATAGACATCGTTGTAATCGGCCGGCAGGTTGAATTGCACCACCGTGAGGGTACTCGATGCCACATTTTCCGCGGTTTCGGACTGGATGGGAAACACGCCCGCCAGGTAGTCACGCGCGAAGTCGAGTTCTTTGGGGTCGAGCCCGCCGGTCGACATCTTCCCAATCAAATCCACGACCAGCTTGGTCGCCTCGACCGTGGCCTCGGTGCGCGTGAAGGTGGACGCGGAGAAATCACCCGCCTGCTGGTAGCTGTTGAACGATGAATAGGCGCCGTAGGTGAGACCCTTCTTCTGGCGCACTTCGGTCGAGAGCCGCGAGTTGAAGCCGCCGCCGAAGATGCGGTTGGTGACCAGCAGTGGAATGTAATCCGGGTTGTTTCGCGGAATCCCCAGACGGCCGACGCGGATCTGCGTCTGGTTGGCATCCGGTTTATCGACTAAGAATACCCGCAGACCCTGGACGGGCGCTGGGGCGGGCGAAGTCTGAGCCGCGACGTCCCGTTTCGGCCACACTGCGGCGCCGAGATATTTTTCAGCTGCGGCAAAGGCTGCGTCCGGAGCGATGTCGCCCGCAAAAGCGAGCAACGCCTGGTCCGGGGTATAGTGATCGTCCCGGAAGTGGATGAGATCGTCGCGCTCGATCGCACGCAGCGAATCGGGCGTGCCGTTGCCGGGCAAACCATAGGGGTTCTGGCCATACAACAGCCGGCTGAGCATGGCACCGGCGATGTATCCGGGATCGGAGTATTGCACCTGGAGGCCGGACAGGGCCTGCTGCCTGCGGCGATCCACTTCCTCTTTCTTGAAGGCGGGATGGAGCAGGATATCTGAGAGCAAATCCATACCCAGGGCGAAGTCCTTCTTGACGACCCGGACGGTGAGGCGAGTATCGTCCTTGCCTGCGCCGGCATTGAGACTGCCCCCCACAAAATCGATGGCCTCGGCAATCTGCTCGGCAGAGCGCGTGGCCGTGCCCTGTGTCAGCAGGTCGGCGGCGAGGTTGGCGATCCCCGGCTTTCCTGCGGGGTCGTTTCTCGACCCGGCGCTCATGAGCACCAGGCGTACCGCCACCAGGGGCTGCCGGCTGTCGGAAATGACAAAGACACGCACCCCGTTCGAAAGCGTTCGAGTGACCGCCTTAGGA of Terriglobia bacterium contains these proteins:
- a CDS encoding PIN domain-containing protein, whose amino-acid sequence is MKKPERNLPDTNTIVRYLVADHPSWHAKAKEFFDQVKRGETRAVILESVVAECVYVLTKIYKVPKDRAAFSLIDLLHYKGIANDDRQDLISALALFSERGMDIVDCILFAKAASGGDRLFTFDADLNRLARRAE
- a CDS encoding VWA domain-containing protein, giving the protein MQINTGTKRFILPGTAVLLLLFLLFSSISFVSSQEPPPGTIRVRVTLIPVDVRVTDLKGKPILDLKKEDFSIFENGVRQDVQHFSIQNFSTMSAEPGKKLLLRKIPRAELTPQTSRTLLILFGRGRFQKPFKAVDALIHFVRNGMLPQDSVAVFAYNRATDFTTNHEEIAQILERYKKFHEKIESQMKIRFSGLALEYGSREIPDPIQQQIDTIFEGPGEIASRRVSPARVPDDTGLSQETQRAGTATIIKEMVESSSPTSGIGRLQVMDMTERGSLSSLSRLPFTSQTDLPPEEYSDLVSGETAQDLQSIFSAIEYLRYLSGEKHLMFFTENGLFLPTLGHDKSIASIANDARVSIDTFQTGGLFMEVAAGGIYLPSSEGVPFNADPSYSRPPAASSVQMGVSVTRIWALSSLRNISQWTGGQSFIHSSIPGSLAQMNEVTRSDYLMGYYPKNPKWDGQYRRITVKVNRPGVLVSYRHGYYASETLEPYDREAFLKYSRIASAGGYEYAIKDLSFKVNIAADRSDPKNPRAKLDLVIDPSKVGFAVEKGVHKGEVDIAIFYGDPHGRSVESRWDTLHMTLNDETYQKVMKEGIPFSTQIPLQWNGQTVKVVVYNYDNDRIGSLMTKVK
- a CDS encoding AbrB/MazE/SpoVT family DNA-binding domain-containing protein, with the protein product MQMTTGAVKITRKGQVTIPKAIREKLKASSVYFEVEGDLVLVKPVRDAAASLREFAGNVKGHVSMKQRKQEAWEVAVREKTGKKSS
- a CDS encoding GNAT family N-acetyltransferase, whose translation is MEFSIESMMLADWPQVAEIYREGIEDGDSTFETSVPSQEVWDEMHLPVCRLVARSNGKVLGWAALSAVSKRRCYRGVAEVSVYVARAARGLGIGRALLDRIIKDSEREGFWTLQGSTFEENTASLRLQERCGFRVVGHRERIAQLNGRWRTTVLTERRSDKVGRE
- a CDS encoding CopG family transcriptional regulator, with product MKARELDKKFDRGEDISKVLDLSRARRANQEPRRVNVDFPSWMIHSLDKEAQRLGVTRQSIIKIWISERLKEETTLK
- a CDS encoding BrnT family toxin, with the protein product MEFEFDPQKSRANQSKHGIDFVEAQELWEDSDVLEIPARTDDEPRFLVIGRIQGIFWSAIITCRNERIRIISVRRSRKEEEALYES
- a CDS encoding N(G),N(G)-dimethylarginine dimethylaminohydrolase gives rise to the protein MFKNAVVRPPAANFAAGLTTADLGAPIYAKALEQHRRYCEALQHCGLALTKLEADPHYPDSTFVEDTAILTDRFAILTRPGAVSRRGEVATIKDTLARFYPKLHAIISPGTVDGGDICEAGDHFFIGISQRTNKEGARQLAGILAQEGYTSTCIDIRRIKGILHLKSGLSHLGDNRLVLIGALADQAGLAGYDIVHVEPSENYAANCVQVNEVVLLAAGYPALQSSLIQLGYSVITLEMSEFQKMDGGLSCLSLRF
- a CDS encoding insulinase family protein, producing the protein MKLTRYGLGIILCGVLLSAPAAWSQSTDKPPAAPSKSTEQKKTGEAVPSGVKLVTQMPAPAAATPYRFPKAVTRTLSNGVRVFVISDSRQPLVAVRLVLMSAGSRNDPAGKPGIANLAADLLTQGTATRSAEQIAEAIDFVGGSLNAGAGKDDTRLTVRVVKKDFALGMDLLSDILLHPAFKKEEVDRRRQQALSGLQVQYSDPGYIAGAMLSRLLYGQNPYGLPGNGTPDSLRAIERDDLIHFRDDHYTPDQALLAFAGDIAPDAAFAAAEKYLGAAVWPKRDVAAQTSPAPAPVQGLRVFLVDKPDANQTQIRVGRLGIPRNNPDYIPLLVTNRIFGGGFNSRLSTEVRQKKGLTYGAYSSFNSYQQAGDFSASTFTRTEATVEATKLVVDLIGKMSTGGLDPKELDFARDYLAGVFPIQSETAENVASSTLTVVQFNLPADYNDVYQQKIMVVDPAKVKEIAGRYFDSNNLVLVLVGNVKAFGEALHKDFPQAKFEELPFDQVDLLTPDLRKPKVTGVAATPESLERGKALLTAAAEAAGGARLAKIESVEFKGQGEFITPQGTFPVETSVVVAYPDHIRAEITLPMAAIKTGFDGKSSWLQSPQGTMDLPPALNAENLRTIALTAGWGLFQQALEGKSEVKFIGEEEVEGQKLLAAEWTSPAGPTKLYFDPATRMLVGARFKQTGLQGPAEVLDLWSDFKAVEGLQFPYKHTTYRDGAKSGSVTASSVQVNTKPDPTVFSKPK